Proteins co-encoded in one Falco rusticolus isolate bFalRus1 chromosome 14, bFalRus1.pri, whole genome shotgun sequence genomic window:
- the ARR3 gene encoding arrestin-C isoform X3 produces the protein MAEGAKVFKKTSPNSKLSIYLGKRDFVDHVSSVESVDGICLIDPEYLKDRKVYVTLTCAFRYGRDDLDVIGLTFRKDIYVLTTQIFPPVPDQAPKTLTPLQDKLMKKLGENAYPFTFEIATNLPCSVTLQPGPDDVGKACGVDFEVKGFCAENLEEKIHKRNSVRLIIRKIQYAPVEMGPAPKAETTRQFMMSDKPLHLEASLDKEVYYHGDPINVTVNINNTTNKIVKKIKISVEQITDVVLYSLDKYMKTVCTEEINENVPANSTFSKTYSVTPTLSANREKRGLALDGKLKHEDTNLASTTVLRPGMDKEVLGILVSYKVKVNLVVSRGGILGDLTSSDVGVELPVILMHPKPADDKPSEEDIVIEEFARQKLKGEKDEEDEKEEADKEES, from the exons ATGGCAGAAGGAGCAAA GGTGTTCAAGAAGACCAGCCCCAACAGCAAG CTATCCATCTACCTGGGGAAGAGAGACTTTGTGGATCATGTGAGTTCAGTGGAGTCTGTAG ATGGCATCTGCCTGATTGACCCGGAGTACctaaaggacagaaaag TGTATGTGACGCTGACTTGCGCTTTTCGCTATGGCCGAGACGACCTCGACGTCATTGGGTTGACCTTCAGGAAGGACATCTATGTCCTGACCACCCAGATCTTCCCACCAGTGCCGGACCAGGCACCCAAAACCCTCACTCCTTTGCAGGACAAGCTGATGAAGAAGCTTGGAGAGAATGCCTACCCCTTCACATTCGAG ATTGCCACCAACCTGCCCTGCTCAGTCACCCTGCAGCCGGGACCAGACGATGTGGGAAAG GCCTGTGGCGTGGACTTCGAGGTCAAAGGATTTTGTGCTGAAAATCTGGAGGAGAAAATTCACAAGAG GAACTCAGTGCGCCTCATCATCCGCAAGATCCAGTATGCACCTGTAGAGATGGGGCCAGCTCCGAAGGCGGAAACCACCCGGCAATTCATGATGTCTGACAAGCCCCTGCACCTCGAAGCTTCCCTGGATAAGGAG GTCTACTACCACGGAGACCCCATCAATGTGACAGTCAACATCAATAACACCACCAACAAgattgtgaaaaaaattaagatctcAGTTGAGCAGATCACAGACGTGGTTCTCTACTCACTGGATAAATACATGAAGACTGTGTGCACCGAGGAGATAAA CGAGAACGTGCCAGCCAACTCTACCTTCTCCAAAACGTACTCTGTCACCCCCACACTCTCGGCCAACCGTGAGAAGCGAGGCCTCGCTCTTGATGGCAAGCTCAAGCACGAGGACACCAACCTGGCCTCCACCACCGT CCTGAGACCCGGCATGGACAAGGAGGTGCTGGGCATCCTGGTGTCCTACAAAGTGAAGGTCAACCTGGTGGTGTCCCGAGGAGG catCCTGGGCGATCTCACTTCCAG CGATGTTGGTGTTGAGCTGCCTGTCATCCTGATGCACCCGAAGCCTGCAGACG ATAAGCCAAG TGAGGAGGACATCGTCATTGAGGAATTTGCTCGCCAAAAACTCAAGGGGGAGAAAGATGAGGAAGATGAGAAGGAGGAGGCTGACAAAGAGGAAAGCtaa
- the ARR3 gene encoding arrestin-C isoform X2 yields MAEGAKVFKKTSPNSKLSIYLGKRDFVDHVSSVESVDGICLIDPEYLKDRKVYVTLTCAFRYGRDDLDVIGLTFRKDIYVLTTQIFPPVPDQAPKTLTPLQDKLMKKLGENAYPFTFEIATNLPCSVTLQPGPDDVGKACGVDFEVKGFCAENLEEKIHKRNSVRLIIRKIQYAPVEMGPAPKAETTRQFMMSDKPLHLEASLDKEVYYHGDPINVTVNINNTTNKIVKKIKISVEQITDVVLYSLDKYMKTVCTEEINENVPANSTFSKTYSVTPTLSANREKRGLALDGKLKHEDTNLASTTVLRPGMDKEVLGILVSYKVKVNLVVSRGGILGDLTSSDVGVELPVILMHPKPADDKPRSEEDIVIEEFARQKLKGEKDEEDEKEEADKEES; encoded by the exons ATGGCAGAAGGAGCAAA GGTGTTCAAGAAGACCAGCCCCAACAGCAAG CTATCCATCTACCTGGGGAAGAGAGACTTTGTGGATCATGTGAGTTCAGTGGAGTCTGTAG ATGGCATCTGCCTGATTGACCCGGAGTACctaaaggacagaaaag TGTATGTGACGCTGACTTGCGCTTTTCGCTATGGCCGAGACGACCTCGACGTCATTGGGTTGACCTTCAGGAAGGACATCTATGTCCTGACCACCCAGATCTTCCCACCAGTGCCGGACCAGGCACCCAAAACCCTCACTCCTTTGCAGGACAAGCTGATGAAGAAGCTTGGAGAGAATGCCTACCCCTTCACATTCGAG ATTGCCACCAACCTGCCCTGCTCAGTCACCCTGCAGCCGGGACCAGACGATGTGGGAAAG GCCTGTGGCGTGGACTTCGAGGTCAAAGGATTTTGTGCTGAAAATCTGGAGGAGAAAATTCACAAGAG GAACTCAGTGCGCCTCATCATCCGCAAGATCCAGTATGCACCTGTAGAGATGGGGCCAGCTCCGAAGGCGGAAACCACCCGGCAATTCATGATGTCTGACAAGCCCCTGCACCTCGAAGCTTCCCTGGATAAGGAG GTCTACTACCACGGAGACCCCATCAATGTGACAGTCAACATCAATAACACCACCAACAAgattgtgaaaaaaattaagatctcAGTTGAGCAGATCACAGACGTGGTTCTCTACTCACTGGATAAATACATGAAGACTGTGTGCACCGAGGAGATAAA CGAGAACGTGCCAGCCAACTCTACCTTCTCCAAAACGTACTCTGTCACCCCCACACTCTCGGCCAACCGTGAGAAGCGAGGCCTCGCTCTTGATGGCAAGCTCAAGCACGAGGACACCAACCTGGCCTCCACCACCGT CCTGAGACCCGGCATGGACAAGGAGGTGCTGGGCATCCTGGTGTCCTACAAAGTGAAGGTCAACCTGGTGGTGTCCCGAGGAGG catCCTGGGCGATCTCACTTCCAG CGATGTTGGTGTTGAGCTGCCTGTCATCCTGATGCACCCGAAGCCTGCAGACG ATAAGCCAAG AAG TGAGGAGGACATCGTCATTGAGGAATTTGCTCGCCAAAAACTCAAGGGGGAGAAAGATGAGGAAGATGAGAAGGAGGAGGCTGACAAAGAGGAAAGCtaa
- the ARR3 gene encoding arrestin-C isoform X1, with the protein MAEGAKVFKKTSPNSKLSIYLGKRDFVDHVSSVESVDGICLIDPEYLKDRKVYVTLTCAFRYGRDDLDVIGLTFRKDIYVLTTQIFPPVPDQAPKTLTPLQDKLMKKLGENAYPFTFEIATNLPCSVTLQPGPDDVGKACGVDFEVKGFCAENLEEKIHKRNSVRLIIRKIQYAPVEMGPAPKAETTRQFMMSDKPLHLEASLDKEVYYHGDPINVTVNINNTTNKIVKKIKISVEQITDVVLYSLDKYMKTVCTEEINENVPANSTFSKTYSVTPTLSANREKRGLALDGKLKHEDTNLASTTVLRPGMDKEVLGILVSYKVKVNLVVSRGGILGDLTSSDVGVELPVILMHPKPADVRRTSSLRNLLAKNSRGRKMRKMRRRRLTKRKANLLLPACTGSQRSHAPWFGT; encoded by the exons ATGGCAGAAGGAGCAAA GGTGTTCAAGAAGACCAGCCCCAACAGCAAG CTATCCATCTACCTGGGGAAGAGAGACTTTGTGGATCATGTGAGTTCAGTGGAGTCTGTAG ATGGCATCTGCCTGATTGACCCGGAGTACctaaaggacagaaaag TGTATGTGACGCTGACTTGCGCTTTTCGCTATGGCCGAGACGACCTCGACGTCATTGGGTTGACCTTCAGGAAGGACATCTATGTCCTGACCACCCAGATCTTCCCACCAGTGCCGGACCAGGCACCCAAAACCCTCACTCCTTTGCAGGACAAGCTGATGAAGAAGCTTGGAGAGAATGCCTACCCCTTCACATTCGAG ATTGCCACCAACCTGCCCTGCTCAGTCACCCTGCAGCCGGGACCAGACGATGTGGGAAAG GCCTGTGGCGTGGACTTCGAGGTCAAAGGATTTTGTGCTGAAAATCTGGAGGAGAAAATTCACAAGAG GAACTCAGTGCGCCTCATCATCCGCAAGATCCAGTATGCACCTGTAGAGATGGGGCCAGCTCCGAAGGCGGAAACCACCCGGCAATTCATGATGTCTGACAAGCCCCTGCACCTCGAAGCTTCCCTGGATAAGGAG GTCTACTACCACGGAGACCCCATCAATGTGACAGTCAACATCAATAACACCACCAACAAgattgtgaaaaaaattaagatctcAGTTGAGCAGATCACAGACGTGGTTCTCTACTCACTGGATAAATACATGAAGACTGTGTGCACCGAGGAGATAAA CGAGAACGTGCCAGCCAACTCTACCTTCTCCAAAACGTACTCTGTCACCCCCACACTCTCGGCCAACCGTGAGAAGCGAGGCCTCGCTCTTGATGGCAAGCTCAAGCACGAGGACACCAACCTGGCCTCCACCACCGT CCTGAGACCCGGCATGGACAAGGAGGTGCTGGGCATCCTGGTGTCCTACAAAGTGAAGGTCAACCTGGTGGTGTCCCGAGGAGG catCCTGGGCGATCTCACTTCCAG CGATGTTGGTGTTGAGCTGCCTGTCATCCTGATGCACCCGAAGCCTGCAGACG TGAGGAGGACATCGTCATTGAGGAATTTGCTCGCCAAAAACTCAAGGGGGAGAAAGATGAGGAAGATGAGAAGGAGGAGGCTGACAAAGAGGAAAGCtaacctgctgctgcctgcttgcaCAGGTAGCCAGCGGTCCCACGCGCCCTGGTTTGGGACATAG